In Oncorhynchus mykiss isolate Arlee chromosome 19, USDA_OmykA_1.1, whole genome shotgun sequence, the sequence tccggagcctccagcgactgTTCCCGATCTGGAGCCTCCGGTGATGATCTGCGGCCCGGTTCCTCCAGTGAAGGTCCATGCACCGAAGCAGAGGGATCTATGGGCGGagggggtctacgtcccgcaccggagctgctgtctactgtcacgccctggccatagagaggtttttaaTTCTccattttggttaggtcagggtgtgactagggtcgGCATTCTAGTTTCCTTATTTCTATgttagtgtggttcccaatcagaggcagctgtctatcgttgtctctgattggtgatcatatataagttgtcattttccgttTGGGTTTCGTGGGATGTTGTTTTCGGTTTAGTGTTTTTTCCTGACAGAACTGTTCACTTTCGTTTTCACCTTTTatcattttgtttgagtgttttttgaacattaaatcatgaacactttccacgctgcgctttggtctcattcgGACGACAGCCGTTACAACTATGCTCATACACAGTCACTCATAGTATCTGCGTATTGGCACAGGTGCGCTTCACGCTGCTACAACATGGCAGCTACAGGACTAAAACAGCAGAGATGTTTCGCCTCAATCTTCAGTGCTCCTGGTTGTTGCAAAAATGTTTACTGTTTACTTTGTGCATCTATATTatctcgctgagtctacctttaaacctaacctaacctatgaCCAGACCCATCACCTTAGAGCATATCCATCTTAACggacccatgagcaccagcatgtgaagttcataggagcatgtcaaattgggtgtcaaatgaaagccaatagtcttttttttttttaattaaggtATGTATACATTTTCCAATCTAAAAATTTGGCAAaaataagcaaaggctttgatttctggtcaaataGCTGGGAAACTGGTATTAAACAGCGTCTAACATCTTACAAAAGGTATTAGAAATACCCCAATCTACTGGGatctgctgtgctgtactgtgacatagacgtctatgattggttcagatttggtctggtccggAAAAAACAAAcgtggtcttgtttgggggcagaaaaataaaataaaaaaaataaacaagtttatgtacagagtcaatgtgcgggggcacaggttagttgaggtaatttatgTAACATGTAGGTAATATGTACAAGTAGGTGACtattcatagataataaacagagtagcagcagtgtaaaaatggggtgggggaggggggttgtcaatgcaaatagtccaggtagccattttgttacctattcaggagtcttatggcttggtggtagaagctgttatgaagccttttggacctagacttggcgctctggtaccgcttgccgtgcggtagcagagagaacagtctatgacttgggtgactggcgtctttgacaatttttagggcctttctttgacaccgccttgtatagaggtcctggatgacagaaagcttggccccagtgatgtactgggctgtacgcattaccctctgtagtgccttgcggtcggaggctgagcagttgccataccaggcggtgatgcaaccatgctctcgatggtgcatctgtataactttgaggatctgaggacccatgccaaatcttttcagtctcctgagggggaataggcgttggcgtgccctcttcacgactgtcttggtgtgtttggaccatgatagtttgttggtgatgtggacaccaaggaacttgaatctctcaacctgctccactacagccccatcaatgagaatgggggcgtgctcgggccCCCTTTCCCTGTAGTTCACTATCTCCTAATATTAAacagagtttttggaaaatttagttaaacaactgagggagattttattGTAATTCTgctaccaaactttgcatctgcacagttattccagtaaatgtgtttttgtgaaatCCTTTGCAAATTGTTCAAACTAGTCCTTGTGCGTAGAATCGTATGGTTAAACTTGGAGATCAATGTTTTGTTTGGCATGTATTTTAAAGAGAAAAATCTGAGTCAAAGCATAATTCCTTTACCATGGAATTGTCCCTAtatataagggcacaaggcaagACCAAAtttcagacacaggaggcagatggttgagctccaaTATTTATTATACCAAAAGGGGTAGGAAAAAAGCAGGTCGGAGACAGgagagagttcataaaccaggtcagagtccaaacagtaccaggccataggcaggctcgaggtcagaacaggcatagtggtcaggcaggcggataTTTTGTctggacaggcaagggtcaaaatcaGGAGGGCTAGGAAAAGacagactgggaaaaataggagctAGGAGAAATGCTGGTTAACTTGGCAAAacgagacgaactggcacagagagacaagaaacacagggataaatacaccggggactaatggggaaaacaggagacacttggaggtgggtggagaccatcaaaaaagacaggtgaaacagatcacggTGTGACACCTTATGCATTACTTCCCCACAGTTGCAAGAAGTTACATCCCAAAAAACACTGAAACTATACAACACATACATGTCTCCTAGCCTCCCACACATAGGCTTCTTTCTGTCACTAAcactaaaaaaaatatataaatgttttaataaaacaaGTAAGGTTTATGTAAAAACAAACTAAACTGAATTTAAAACACAAATCTTAAAGCTACTATAAATAAAAAcgaatataaaaacacaaaactATAATAATCTTGGTTTAGGTAGATTACTCAACATAATACACACATGCGGTTTACGTAAATTCAGTCAAGATATAGCCCACAATTTTCAACTTATCTATTACCACGTAGTCCTTACTCATAATAAGGTGTTGAAAGAGATCATGACAGTCAGATCAAGAGCTTGCTGTCTCCGGTTTGCCTtacctctgcctctccctctagACAAGCCTATCTATACAACATCCCTCAAAGTTCATAACCCACTCCACTGCTCCCTGTCTAGTAGCCTATTACAAACCAATATACACATTTACTTGACCATTGCCCTTGTGTAAGCAGGGCTGCCTTGTCAATGTTACACGGTAATCATTCTACCACACAGGCACAGAATCATTTTCACGGTGGTCAGAATGTCAGCACCTTGGTATAATGTATAACTGGGGGTTAAGTACTCAAGGGAATCTCAGCTCACTCACTATTCTCTGATCTAGATGCAATAGAATATAATAActtcctaccacacacacacacacacacacacacacacacgttacctgTGATGTCACACATCCTGCCTGTTTTTCCCCCTGGAGTGGTTGGGGAAGGTTGGTTCTGGTAGTTGAACCAGCCATCCCTTTGAACCACTAACCCCCTCTGTTCCAATGGGGCCAGGGCGGATGTTGTCCTAACCGCAATATAGGGTTCAAACATTTGCCAGTTGTTGCTCATCAAGGAAAATTGCTCGACTATCATCGGAAAATGGGCAAACATGCTCTTTACTGCACAGTCTCTTAGGTCAGCTCTTTACTGTACAGTCTCTTAGGTCAGATCTTTTGTACTTCCTTGAATATTCCACGTGCAGTTTGGTTTCAATACTAACTCGGAATGAGTGACTTATTCATATATTCATTCCTCATGGCCACAGCTTCCCATTACTACGGTGTCCATATTCGGACAGACTCAGGAGCAGTTAAACGTGGTGTCCATGGTGgtatttcaaaatacaaaatagtGGTGTCTTAAGAAAGGCTTTTCCAAATGTGTTAAGGCTGTGACTAGCGCTTTATATTTTATGAACAAAATAGAGTAGTGGCACTTATTAAGCCGTAAACCTTTGTCAATGCCTCGTCTCTTTTAGAGAACTGGATTAGCAGTGCTGCCTTTGAGTTGCATTAGCATATTGAGTTTGGTTGCGCACTAATTGTTGTGTTATGCCTGACTTTGGTCATCTGTGGTGATTCCTTTGCAGTGTAACCGTTTCGTtgtgcaaaaaaaaacatgtttatttttctcCACTCACTGTCATGGAAATGTACTTTTAAACACTGCTAATGTGTTTTTCCTTTACACGGcatcaccctcctcttcctctccacctccatactctctccatccctcctcctcactACCCACTTCAGAGAAAAAAGGAGACGTTCGCAGAGGAACTCACCGTTGGCGGGGAGCGCCTGGTGACCGTGCCGCCGCTCTCCTCCCAGCTCTCGCCGAATGACAGGTTGTGGCGCCTATACTCCGCCCTGCAACAGTGCCGGAACCTTCTGGAGCGTGCCATTGGCCTGGAAGAGGGGGTGGGGAACGGCGGGGACAGGGCCCAATACGAAAGCCAGAGGAAAACAGTGAGGGACCGGCTGGGGCACCTGTTGGCGAGCACACGGCTCCTCCTGGAGGACAGAGCTGGAACTGCAGCCTTCACTCCTGATCCGAAGAATACTGAGGTACAGAATCACTGGTGTACGGTaaagttgcccctagacactaATCTGGAGTCAGTTTTGAATTTCCCCCACAAATGTTTAAGGTTAAGATACAGTACACTACTGGAAACCCTCAGTTAACCCAGCAGGTCTCATTTCAGTACTTGAATACCTGTAAAATCCTACCTCCTTACTTGGAAGTCATCCTTGATCTGACATGGCTGGTATGGTGAACATAATGTAGTGTAAACCCTGATGAAAGCTACTGGCCGAAACATGTTGGTTTTTAACAATAACAAAGCAGTTTATCAACTGACACTGTCTTCCAAGAGAATTGCTGAATTTCCTCTTCCCTTCAGTTTGCTCCTCAATTCATGCACCTAGGTTGCAGAGCAAGGTTAATTTCCCTTTTTAGTGTAAACCAGGGCCACGTATTGAAGACAGATAAGACTGGTGGAAACATTTTGCTTTCAGATATCCCTAATATTTCAGATCACTGATGAGTtcaaggaggagaggaagaaattaGGCTTTTGTTATTCAGAACTTATGATATGCTTATAAACTGTTTTATGCAAGGACAATACTTTTTAGTTTAAACAAActgattatattatattgtttATTAATCATAGTTTGTTAATAATTATTTATATACGATTCGGTCAAATCAGTTGtttatatgtactgtatacagttgaagtcggacgtttacatacaccgtagccaaatacatttaaacaaagtttttcacaattcctgacatttaatcctagtaaaaatgccctgtcttaggtcagttaggatcaccactttattttaagaatgtgaaatgtcagaataatagtagagagaatgatttatttcagcttttatttctttcatcacattcccagtgggtcagaagtttacctacactcaattagtatttggtagcattgcctttaaattgtttaacttgggtcaaacatttcgtgtagccttccacaagcttcccacaataagttgggtgaattttggcgcaattctcctgacagagctggtgtaactgaatcaggtttgtaggcctccttgctcgcacacgctttttcagttctgcccacacattttctatgggattgaggtcagggctttgtgatggccattccaataccttgacattgttatccttaagccattttgccacaattttggaagtatgatgggggtcattgtccatttggaagaaccatttgagaccaagctctaactgatgtcttgagatgttgcttcagtatatacacataattttcctcccccatgatgccatctattttgtttagtgcaccagtccctcctgcagcaaagcacccgcacaacatgatgctgccgcctcggtgcttcacggttgggatggtgttcttcggctttcgagcatccccctttttcctccaaacataacaatggtcattacggccaaacagttctatttttgcttcatcagaccagagaatatttctccaaaaaagtatgatttttgtccccatgtgcagttgcaaaccatagtctggcttttttatggcggttttggagcagtggcttcttccttgctgagcggcctttcaggttatgtcgatataggacttgttttactgtggatatagatactttgttacctgtttcctccagcatcttcacaaggtcctttgctgttgttctgggattgatttgcactgttcgctccaaagtacgttcatctctaggagacagaacgcgtctccttcctgagcggtatgactgctgcggggtcccatggtgtttatacttgcgtactattgtttgtacagatgaatggaacggatggaccagacttgtggaggtctacaattttttttctgaggtcttggctgatttcttttgattttcctatgatgttgtcacaccctggccatagagaggcttttattctaaattttggttaggccagggtgtgactaggatgggcattctagtttctttatttctatgttttctatttctttgtttttggccgagtgtggttcccaatcagaggcagctgtctagcctttccccacctgtgttttgtgggtagctgttttctgtatagtttatttgccttacagaactgtttgtttttcactttgttattttctttgagtgttttgatcaataaatatcatgaacacttaccacgctgccctTTGGTCGATGCCTTCTGACGAGAGACGTAacagatgtcaagcaaagaggcactgggtttgaaggtaggccttgaaatacatccacaggtacacctccaatttactcaaattatgtcaattagcctatcagaagcttctaaagccatatcatcattttctggaattttccgagctgtttaaaggcacagtcaactcagtgtatgtaaacttctgactcactggaattgtgatacagtgaattataagttaaatattctgtctgtaaacaattgttggaaaaattacttgtgtcatgcacaaagtagataaactatagtttgctaacaagaaatttgtggagtggctgaaaataggttttaatgactacaacctaagtgtatgtaaacttccgacttcaactgtatatacaatggggtttgaaatgattgacacccttaaTAAAGATGAACAATAATGGCTGTATAAAATAAACAATTCAAACACTAAGCTATATATTATGCTACAAAAAAATGGGAAATGATATTGTTTTAtacggtgccttgcgaaagtattcggcccccttgaactttgcgaccttttgccacatttcaggcttcaaacataaagatataaaactatttttttgtgaagaatcaacaacaagtgggacacaatcatgaagtggaacgacatttattggatatttcaaacttttttaacaaatcaaaaactgaaaaattgggcgtgcaaaattattcagcccctttactttcagtgcagcaaactctctccagaagttcagtgaggatctctgaatgatccaatgttgacctaaatgactaatgatgataaatacaatccacctgtgtgtaatcaagtctccgtataaatgcacctgcactgtgatagtctcagaggtccgttaaaagcgcagagagcatcatgaagaacaaggaacacaccaggcaggtccgagatactgttgtgaagaagtttaaagccggatttggatacaaaaagatttcccaagctttaaacatcccaaggatatttatattatattgtcAGCCATAGTATTACGACCAATTTTACGGCCAATGAACAATTTCTGtggattttcaaatcaaatcccattttatttgtcacatgctccaaatacaacagctgtagatagaccttaccgtgaaatgctgacttacaagcccttaaccaacaatgcagtttcaagaaAAATAGGAGTTATATTTactaaatatttactaaataaacaaaagtttaaaaaaataaaagagtaacagtaaaataacaataacaaggcaaaataaagggggtaccggtaccgagtcaacttgattttgatgtgtgcttggggttattgtcttgctggaagatccacttgcagcacaggtgtgcgtggccaaagaccTCATTTTCATGTAATCTGACCAAAACAGTGGCTCGAATACAAGTGGCAATTTgctggatgacatgaaaatagagctctttggccacgcacaccagtggtggggtTGGCATCGAAATGAGAATGTCTGAGCAGAAAATCCCATACCTATTGTAAAAATATGGTGGGGGAtcttgatgttatggggctattttgcttccactggtcctggggcccttgttaaggtcaacggcatcatgaactttaccaagtaccaggaTATTTTAGCCAAAAACTTGGTTGGCTCTGCCATGAAGCTAAAacttggccacaagtggatcttccacttggattagctaacacaacgtgccatctTTATGCCACGGTTGTCATAAAGAGGAGaacaaggcgcagcgtggtaagcgaaCATAACTCTTTAATTaaagagagaacactgaacagaactaaacaaaacaacaaaacgagcCGTGaaatatggctagtgcagaacaggcaactaaacatagaataacaacccacaaaataaccaaggaatatggctacctaaatatggttcccaatcagagacaacgataaacagctgcctctgattgagagccaatctaggcaaccatagacatataaacacctagacatacaaaaaaccctagacaatacaaaagcaaaccacccttgtcacaccctgacctaaccaaataataaagaaaacaaagataactaaggtcagggcatgacagtacccccccccccccccccccccaaatgtctggactcccggccgcaaacctaaacctatatgggagggtctgggtgggcaacTACCCTTGGTGGCGGCTTTGGTTCTAGACTCCGCCCCCCTCTTTACACTGAGTCCGCTCTTGTAGCACTGACCTGTGGATCATTGCcagaggctctggactgcggatcctcgccgtaggccccgggctggggaccctcgctgcgtgAATCATGGCCGTATGTTCTGGACCAGGggccgtcgctggagaccccggactggggaccgtcgctggagaccctggACCATCGCCGGAGACCCCAGACcagggaccgtcgctggagacccagGACCGTCGTTGGAGACCCCGAGCtggggaccgtcgttggaggctccggactgtggcccggatggctgatgtccttgatga encodes:
- the LOC110497532 gene encoding uncharacterized protein LOC110497532, which codes for MAGTRTRRVAGSEQSRTARAAALAEELHHECTLLLELYRKKETFAEELTVGGERLVTVPPLSSQLSPNDRLWRLYSALQQCRNLLERAIGLEEGVGNGGDRAQYESQRKTVRDRLGHLLASTRLLLEDRAGTAAFTPDPKNTETASPVNGSPFALKLWIYRIFSELEHWTLTTSRTLKALHPDGATPKESRTRGRPRGRRTRR